In a single window of the Lagenorhynchus albirostris chromosome 19, mLagAlb1.1, whole genome shotgun sequence genome:
- the CNFN gene encoding cornifelin isoform X2, producing MQFEMHDNVKGKAMSYPVTSQPQGASSYQCQLSDWNTTLMDCCSDMPICLCGTFVPLCLACRISDDFGECCGTPCLPGTLNSLRTGMRERYHIQGSIAKDWAALTFCLPCALCQMARELKIRE from the exons ATGCAATTTGAGATGCACGACAACGTGAAAGGCAAAG CCATGTCCTACCCAGTGACCAGCCAGCCCCAGGGTGCCAGCAGCTACCAGTGCCAACTCAGTGACTGGAACACCACCCTCATGGACTGCTGCAGTGACATGCCCATCT gtCTGTGCGGCACTTTCGTCCCTCTGTGCCTCGCCTGCCGCATCTCCGACGACTTCGGCGAGTGCTGCGGCACTCCCTGCCTGCCCGGAACCCTGAACTCCCTGCGCACCGGCATGCGCGAGCGCTACCACATCCAG gGCTCTATCGCGAAAGACTGGGCGGCCCTCACCTTTTGTTTGCCCTGCGCCCTCTGTCAGATGGCGCGGGAGCTGAAGATCCGAGAGTAA
- the CNFN gene encoding cornifelin isoform X1, whose product MSYPVTSQPQGASSYQCQLSDWNTTLMDCCSDMPICLCGTFVPLCLACRISDDFGECCGTPCLPGTLNSLRTGMRERYHIQGSIAKDWAALTFCLPCALCQMARELKIRE is encoded by the exons ATGTCCTACCCAGTGACCAGCCAGCCCCAGGGTGCCAGCAGCTACCAGTGCCAACTCAGTGACTGGAACACCACCCTCATGGACTGCTGCAGTGACATGCCCATCT gtCTGTGCGGCACTTTCGTCCCTCTGTGCCTCGCCTGCCGCATCTCCGACGACTTCGGCGAGTGCTGCGGCACTCCCTGCCTGCCCGGAACCCTGAACTCCCTGCGCACCGGCATGCGCGAGCGCTACCACATCCAG gGCTCTATCGCGAAAGACTGGGCGGCCCTCACCTTTTGTTTGCCCTGCGCCCTCTGTCAGATGGCGCGGGAGCTGAAGATCCGAGAGTAA